The following proteins are co-located in the Sulfurovum sp. TSL6 genome:
- the thrC gene encoding threonine synthase, with translation MQFIETRGNDGQKPSSVPFSEAILSPSASFGGLYVPKELPTLDKEFLEGHLSSHYKTLALDFLEQFGIDIETEVLVEALKRYDAFDDPSNPVPLSQIEDDCFVSELYHGPTRAFKDMALQPFGYVLSKLAQKRGENYLIMAATSGDTGPATLETFKNQEGVKVACLYPDGGTSDVQRLQMVTEDASNLKVIGVKGNFDDTQNTLKDLLASEDFKAELEERNIKLSAANSVNFGRIIFQVIYHIHSYLELVRKEKIQMGEKIYLVVPSGNFGNALGAYYAKKAGLPIEKILISSNINNILTDWITNGAYDLTTRSLIQTESPAMDILKSSNVERIMFDKFGPERTKELMEALAKDGKYQLTADELALLREDFDASFSDDEECETVVGEYAKKGYIMDPHTATCMRAYKTLREKDLKTVVYSTAEWTKFSPSVSKSLGHEVKDDVEALKWVSENAGVTVPPMIHGLFEKPIVHSVVVPKESIKGEMLNFL, from the coding sequence ATGCAATTCATTGAGACACGGGGAAATGACGGACAGAAACCTTCATCTGTACCATTTTCAGAAGCGATACTCAGCCCAAGTGCTAGTTTTGGTGGGTTATATGTACCCAAAGAACTCCCAACTTTAGATAAAGAATTTTTAGAGGGACATCTCTCTAGCCATTATAAAACATTGGCATTAGATTTTTTAGAACAGTTTGGTATAGATATTGAAACAGAAGTACTGGTAGAAGCGTTAAAAAGATATGATGCTTTTGATGATCCTTCAAATCCGGTACCACTTTCTCAAATAGAAGATGACTGCTTTGTCTCTGAACTCTATCATGGACCAACAAGAGCCTTTAAAGATATGGCATTACAACCTTTTGGGTACGTGTTAAGTAAACTGGCACAAAAAAGAGGTGAAAACTATCTTATTATGGCGGCAACGAGCGGAGATACCGGTCCTGCTACACTAGAAACATTTAAAAACCAAGAGGGTGTTAAAGTAGCTTGTCTTTATCCTGATGGGGGCACATCGGATGTTCAAAGACTTCAAATGGTCACTGAAGATGCTTCGAACCTTAAAGTGATCGGTGTGAAAGGTAACTTTGACGATACGCAGAATACACTCAAAGATCTGCTTGCCTCTGAAGATTTTAAAGCAGAATTGGAAGAGAGAAATATCAAGCTTTCCGCAGCGAATTCTGTAAACTTTGGACGTATTATCTTTCAAGTTATTTACCATATTCACTCATACCTGGAGTTGGTACGCAAAGAGAAGATCCAAATGGGTGAAAAGATCTATTTGGTTGTCCCAAGTGGTAACTTTGGTAATGCTTTAGGTGCCTATTATGCAAAGAAGGCAGGACTTCCTATAGAAAAGATCCTTATCTCATCAAATATCAATAATATTTTGACAGATTGGATCACGAATGGTGCATATGATCTTACGACACGTTCACTCATACAGACAGAATCACCTGCAATGGATATTTTGAAAAGTTCAAATGTTGAACGTATCATGTTTGATAAATTTGGTCCAGAACGTACCAAAGAGCTTATGGAAGCATTGGCTAAAGACGGTAAGTATCAATTGACTGCAGATGAACTTGCATTGCTGCGTGAAGATTTTGATGCTTCTTTCTCAGATGATGAAGAGTGTGAAACTGTGGTAGGCGAATATGCAAAAAAAGGGTACATTATGGACCCGCATACAGCAACATGTATGAGAGCGTATAAAACGTTAAGAGAAAAAGATCTCAAAACCGTGGTTTATTCGACTGCGGAATGGACTAAATTCAGTCCGTCTGTTTCAAAATCATTGGGTCATGAAGTCAAAGATGATGTAGAAGCATTAAAATGGGTGAGTGAAAATGCAGGGGTCACTGTACCGCCTATGATACATGGTTTATTTGAAAAACCTATTGTTCATTCTGTTGTTGTTCCAAAAGAATCCATTAAAGGAGAGATGTTAAACTTTTTATAG